One Triticum dicoccoides isolate Atlit2015 ecotype Zavitan chromosome 4B, WEW_v2.0, whole genome shotgun sequence genomic window carries:
- the LOC119293829 gene encoding uncharacterized protein LOC119293829, translating to MLRSCAGHGARTVASPRTATPPHRGRRQHLLRPRSSAKKPPQDAESSGGSAKNALAGALPSKTALLRAGAVLFALGFVDAGYSGDWSRIGAISKDTEELLKLGAYAVVPLCLALALRVPGDDGSES from the exons ATGCTGCGCTCCTGCGCCGGCCACGGCGCCAGGACGGTCGCCTCTCCGCGCACGGCCACGCCGCCACACCGCGGCAGGCGCCAGCACCTCCTCCGCCCGCGCAGCAGCGCAAAGAAGCCCCCCCAGGATGCAGAGTCAAGTGGGGGCAGCGCCAAGAACGCCCTCGCCGGCGCGCTCCCCAGCAAGACCGCGCTCCTGCGCGCCGGCGCGGTTCTCTTCGCCCTCGGCTTCGTCGACGCCGG GTACAGCGGCGACTGGTCCCGCATCGGCGCCATCTCCAAGGACACAGAGGAGCTGCTCAAGCTCGGGGCCTACGCCGTCGTGCCTCTCTGCCTGGCCCTCGCACTCCGGGTGCCCGGAGACGACGGCAGTGAATCTTAG